Proteins encoded in a region of the Panicum hallii strain FIL2 chromosome 3, PHallii_v3.1, whole genome shotgun sequence genome:
- the LOC112884918 gene encoding receptor-like protein kinase FERONIA, whose product MVHPTLSVILRCLTLLCILSLTVAAADNNTTGSGQIRLDCGASSPTSTDADERTWDSDIGSRFAPLLKGTAATASYQDPALPSPTPYMTARIFTSNYTYSFPISPGRMFVRLYFYPSTYDNYAPGNAYFGVTAGNLTLLDNFNASRNALAINVACFFLEYSINVTADRLDLTFAPSTHHNGSSAFVNGIEIVPTPDLFTTPMPTMANGGNPNPFPIVPSTGFQTMYRLNVGGHAISPKGDIGFYRSWGDDSNYIFGGQGVTFGKDKNLSIIYTPSVPNYTAPVDVYASARSMGPNPEVNLKYNLTWTLPVDAGFYYLLRFHFCEIQYPITKFNQRSFFIYINNQTEQQQMDVIAWSRGIGRTTYTDYAIITAGSGQMDLWVALHPDLSSRPEYYDAILNGLEVFKIQNYGNNSLNGLNPPLPSVEPNGKPSRRNSKGAAAPAAIGGAVGGFVVLLVASIGVCVICRRKKKVAKESGKSDDGPWTPLTDYSKSQSNTSGKTTNTGSRTSTLPSNLCRHFSFSEIQAATNNFDQTSLLGKGGFGNVYLGEIDSGTKVAIKRGNPMSEQGVHEFQTEIEMLSKLRHRHLVSLIGYCEDMNEMILVYDYMANGTLREHLYNGKKTPLSWKSRLEICIGAARGLHYLHTGAKHTIIHRDVKTTNILLDDKLVAKVSDFGLSKTGPNVENTHVSTVVKGSFGYLDPEYFRRQQLTEKSDVYSFGVVLFEVLCARPALSPSLPKEQVSLADWALHCQKKGILGQIIDPHLQGKISPQCFMKFAETAEKCVADHSIDRPSMADVLWNLEFALQLQESAEDNSSLTDGTSSNRSPLIMPGLHSDEPPTDTTTTTSTTMSMTGRSLASMESDGLTPSSVFSQLMNPGGR is encoded by the coding sequence ATGGTGCACCCAACCTTGTCAGTTATCCTCAGATGCCTCACACTGCTGTGCATCTTGTCACTTACCGTGGCGGCGGCTGATAACAATACCACTGGCTCTGGTCAGATACGCCTAGACTGTGGAGCATCAAGCCCGACGAGCACTGATGCTGACGAACGGACTTGGGACAGCGACATTGGTTCCAGGTTTGCGCCTTTACTGAAAGGAACTGCAGCCACTGCTTCATACCAAGACCCTGCACTACCGTCCCCCACACCTTACATGACTGCTCGCATCTTCACTTCTAATTACACATATTCCTTCCCCATTAGTCCTGGTCGCATGTTCGTCCGTCTCTACTTCTATCCTAGCACATATGACAACTATGCTCCTGGAAATGCTTACTTTGGTGTCACAGCCGGCAATCTTACCCTTTTAGACAACTTCAATGCTTCCCGAAATGCTCTGGCTATAAATGTTGCCTGCTTTTTTCTTGAATACTCCATAAATGTTACTGCAGACAGGCTAGACCTCACCTTTGCCCCATCGACACACCACAATGGCTCTTCCGCATTTGTCAATGGGATTGAAATCGTGCCCACACCTGACCTCTTCACAACACCAATGCCGACAATGGCCAATGGTGGAAACCCGAATCCCTTCCCTATCGTTCCTTCAACGGGATTCCAAACGATGTACCGGCTCAATGTTGGGGGCCACGCCATCTCTCCAAAAGGTGATATTGGCTTTTACCGATCTTGGGGTGATGACAGTAATTACATATTTGGTGGTCAGGGGGTGACCTTCGGCAAAGACAAAAATCTTAGCATCATATATACACCCAGTGTCCCAAATTACACTGCACCTGTTGATGTCTATGCATCTGCACGGTCAATGGGGCCAAACCCAGAGGTCAACCTGAAATACAACCTTACATGGACTTTACCAGTTGACGCGGGATTCTACTACCTCCTAAGGTTCCATTTCTGCGAGATCCAGTATCCGATAACTAAGTTCAATCAGAGGTCATTCTTCATCTATATAAACAACCAGACAGAACAGCAGCAAATGGATGTTATCGCGTGGAGCAGAGGAATTGGCAGAACAACGTACACAGACTATGCTATCATCACAGCTGGTTCCGGTCAGATGGACTTATGGGTTGCCCTTCACCCTGATCTTTCGTCGAGACCAGAGTACTATGATGCAATATTGAACGGTCTCGAGGTCTTCAAGATACAGAATTATGGAAATAACAGTCTTAACGGGCTCAACCCTCCACTTCCATCTGTTGAACCTAATGGGAAGCCTAGTAGAAGAAACTCAAAGGGTGCTGCTGCACCAGCAGCCATTGGTGGAGCTGTTGGTGGCTTTGTTGTGCTACTGGTTGCCTCTATTGGTGTGTGCGTCATCtgcagaagaaagaagaaggtgGCAAAGGAGTCTGGGAAATCTGATGATGGTCCCTGGACTCCTCTTACTGATTACAGCAAGTCACAATCAAACACCTCCGGAAAGACAACCAACACAGGGAGCCGCACATCGACATTGCCATCTAATCTTTGCCGCCATTTTTCATTTAGTGAAATCCAGGCTGCCACCAATAATTTTGATCAAACCTCTCTCCTTGGCAAAGGTGGGTTTGGGAATGTGTACCTTGGAGAGATAGATAGTGGCACAAAGGTGGCAATCAAGCGTGGCAACCCAATGTCTGAGCAGGGTGTTCATGAGTTCCAGACTGAGATTGAGATGTTGTCGAAGCTCCGTCACCGCCACCTTGTGTCATTGATTGGGTATTGTGAGGATATGAATGAGATGATTCTAGTGTATGACTACATGGCCAATGGGACACTTAGGGAGCACTTGTACAACGGCAAGAAGACACCACTTTCATGGAAGAGTCGGCTTGAAATCTGCATCGGTGCAGCTCGGGGTCTGCATTACCTTCATACAGGTGCAAAGCATACTATCATACACCGGGACGTCAAGACCACCAACATTTTGTTGGATGACAAGTTGGTTGCAAAGGTTTCTGACTTTGGGCTTTCGAAGACTGGCCCAAATGTTGAGAACACCCATGTGAGCACGGTTGTGAAGGGAAGCTTTGGATACCTCGACCCTGAGTACTTCCGACGGCAGCAGCTCACTGAGAAATCTGATGTTTACTCGTTTGGAGTTGTGCTGTTCGAGGTCCTCTGTGCGCGACCTGCCCTTAGCCCCTCACTTCCAAAGGAGCAAGTGAGCCTTGCCGATTGGGCACTGCACTGCCAGAAGAAAGGCATTCTTGGCCAGATCATCGACCCACATCTCCAAGGGAAAATTTCTCCCCAATGCTTCATGAAATTCGCGGAGACCGCAGAGAAATGTGTGGCTGATCACAGCATTGACAGGCCATCTATGGCCGATGTCCTCTGGAACCTTGAATTTGCACTCCAGCTGCAGGAGAGCGCAGAGGACAATAGCAGCCTCACCGACGGGACATCATCAAACAGATCACCACTTATCATGCCCGGGCTTCACTCGGACGAGCCACCTACAGACACAACCACTACCACATCAACCACAATGAGCATGACAGGGCGAAGCCTTGCAAGTATGGAGTCGGATGGGCTGACCCCAAGCAGTGTCTTCTCACAGCTCATGAATCCAGGTGGCAGGTGA